The following are encoded together in the Pseudoxanthomonas sp. YR558 genome:
- the queA gene encoding tRNA preQ1(34) S-adenosylmethionine ribosyltransferase-isomerase QueA translates to MKKSDFHFELPEALIAQAPLPERSASRLLVVPRGEAPFVDRHVRNLPEWVRPGDLLVFNDTRVIPARLFGQKESGGRVEILIERLLPDNAARAQVGASKSPKPGSRIQLDAGGEAEVVGRDGEFYQLRFHVPGALESWLQKAGRLPLPPYIQRAPGQDDDERYQTVFARELGAVAAPTAGLHFDDALLATLREQGVEFGHVTLHVGAGTFQPMRVDNIHEHHMHSEWLNVGAALVEQVRATRARGGRVIAVGTTVVRALESATRRTEAGESELQPFAGETQIFIFPGYRIRSVDAMVTNFHLPESTLLMLVSAFAGKDRIMAAYAHAVREQYRFFSYGDAMLLFPDVAA, encoded by the coding sequence GTGAAGAAGTCCGATTTCCATTTCGAGTTGCCCGAGGCGCTGATCGCCCAGGCGCCGTTGCCGGAGCGTTCCGCCAGCCGGCTGCTGGTCGTGCCGCGGGGCGAGGCGCCGTTCGTGGACCGCCACGTGCGCAACCTGCCCGAGTGGGTGCGGCCCGGCGACCTGCTGGTGTTCAACGACACGCGCGTGATCCCGGCGCGCCTGTTCGGGCAGAAGGAAAGCGGCGGACGGGTCGAGATCCTGATCGAGCGCCTGCTGCCGGACAACGCGGCGCGCGCCCAGGTCGGCGCCAGCAAGTCGCCCAAGCCCGGCAGCCGCATCCAGCTCGATGCCGGCGGCGAGGCCGAAGTCGTTGGTCGCGACGGCGAGTTCTACCAGTTGCGCTTCCATGTGCCCGGCGCACTCGAAAGCTGGCTGCAGAAGGCCGGCCGCCTGCCGTTGCCGCCCTATATCCAGCGTGCGCCCGGCCAGGACGACGACGAGCGCTACCAGACCGTGTTCGCACGCGAGTTGGGTGCGGTCGCCGCACCCACCGCCGGCCTGCACTTCGACGATGCGCTGCTGGCCACGTTGCGCGAGCAAGGCGTGGAGTTCGGGCACGTGACCTTGCATGTCGGCGCGGGCACCTTCCAGCCGATGCGCGTGGACAACATCCATGAGCACCACATGCACAGCGAATGGCTCAACGTGGGCGCAGCGCTGGTCGAGCAGGTGCGTGCGACGCGTGCACGGGGCGGGCGTGTGATCGCCGTCGGCACCACGGTCGTGCGCGCGCTGGAATCCGCGACACGTCGTACGGAAGCCGGCGAAAGCGAGCTGCAACCGTTCGCCGGCGAGACCCAGATCTTCATCTTCCCCGGCTACCGCATCCGCAGCGTCGATGCGATGGTCACCAATTTCCACCTGCCGGAAAGCACGCTGCTGATGCTGGTCAGCGCGTTCGCCGGCAAAGACCGGATCATGGCCGCCTACGCTCATGCGGTGCGCGAGCAGTACCGGTTCTTCTCGTATGGAGACGCGATGCTGCTGTTCCCGGACGTGGCCGCGTGA
- a CDS encoding RNA methyltransferase, which yields MNTPPSVIDTAITDPIPAALAARLRVVLVGTQHPGNIGAAARALKTMGLGRLVLVAPEDYPADEAFRRAAGADDVLAAAPVVATLAEAVADCHLVMGCTARSRRVQLEEHAPRQAAAVAVGQAEAAGEVALVFGRERTGLTNEELQLCQAAVHIPANPDYSSLNLAAAVQVLTYELRMALLERVQAVPAADATPDEAPASHAHLEGFYAQLGDTLDAIDFHKGRTPDSAMRKLRRLFHKAALNEQEVRLLRGILADAQRMARLAGGAGG from the coding sequence ATGAACACGCCTCCCTCCGTCATCGATACCGCCATCACCGATCCCATCCCCGCTGCGCTCGCCGCCCGCCTCCGCGTGGTGCTCGTCGGCACGCAACACCCCGGCAACATCGGCGCGGCCGCTCGCGCGCTCAAGACCATGGGGCTGGGCCGGCTGGTGCTGGTGGCGCCGGAGGACTACCCGGCGGACGAAGCCTTCCGGCGCGCAGCGGGCGCGGATGACGTGCTCGCCGCTGCGCCCGTCGTTGCCACGCTGGCCGAAGCCGTGGCGGACTGCCACCTGGTGATGGGATGCACGGCCCGCAGCCGCCGCGTCCAGTTGGAGGAACACGCGCCCCGCCAGGCGGCGGCCGTCGCGGTCGGCCAGGCCGAGGCGGCGGGCGAGGTGGCCCTGGTGTTCGGCCGCGAGCGCACCGGCCTGACCAACGAGGAGCTGCAGCTGTGCCAGGCCGCGGTGCACATCCCCGCCAACCCGGACTACAGCTCGTTGAACCTGGCGGCGGCCGTCCAGGTGTTGACCTACGAACTGCGGATGGCCCTGCTGGAGCGCGTGCAGGCCGTCCCCGCCGCCGATGCGACGCCGGACGAGGCCCCTGCCAGCCATGCGCACCTGGAGGGCTTTTACGCCCAGTTGGGCGACACGCTGGACGCGATCGACTTCCACAAGGGCCGGACCCCCGATTCGGCCATGCGCAAGCTGCGGCGCCTGTTCCACAAGGCAGCCCTGAACGAACAGGAGGTCAGGCTGCTTCGCGGCATCCTGGCCGACGCCCAGCGCATGGCCCGTCTGGCGGGCGGTGCGGGCGGCTGA
- a CDS encoding aminotransferase class III-fold pyridoxal phosphate-dependent enzyme: MALTDALAPLRAHTGQRLTHGLDDAAVERLAKGHPDLAAVIEAAAAEHARLTDEFAELFDLDETEQLRAVQAGYVNFYADDAINPYIALAARGPWVVTLNGAVLYDAGGYGMLGFGHTPATVLDAMARPQVMANIMTPSLSQLRFDRALRKEIGHTRGGCPFAKFLCLNSGSESVGLAARIADINSKLMTDPDGRHAGRTIKRIVVKGSFHGRTERPALYSDSSRKSYQQHLASYRGEDSVIAIPPYDVDALKQAFADAEAKGWFVEAVFLEPVMGEGDPGRSVPPAFYAAARELTRSHGSLFLVDSIQAGLRAHGVLSIVDYPGFEGLDAPDMETYSKALNAAQYPLSVLAVNERAAGLYRKGVYGNTMTTNPRALDVACATLSQLTPQVRENIRKRGVEAVQKLQQLQAELGGLITNVQGTGLLFSCELSPAFKCYGTGSTEEWLRQQGLNVIHGGANSLRFTPHFAIDGEELDLLVGMVGKALREGPRISQAAAA, translated from the coding sequence ATGGCCCTGACCGACGCCCTCGCCCCCCTGCGCGCCCACACGGGCCAGCGCCTGACCCACGGCCTGGACGATGCCGCCGTCGAACGCCTGGCCAAGGGCCATCCGGATCTGGCCGCCGTGATCGAGGCCGCCGCCGCCGAACACGCGCGCCTGACGGACGAGTTCGCCGAGCTGTTCGACCTGGACGAAACCGAGCAACTGCGCGCCGTGCAGGCCGGCTACGTCAACTTCTATGCCGATGACGCAATCAACCCCTACATCGCGCTGGCCGCGCGTGGTCCGTGGGTGGTCACCCTCAACGGTGCGGTGCTGTACGACGCGGGCGGCTACGGCATGCTCGGCTTCGGTCACACCCCGGCCACCGTGCTGGACGCGATGGCCCGCCCGCAGGTGATGGCCAACATCATGACCCCCAGCCTGTCGCAGCTGCGCTTCGATCGCGCCCTGCGCAAGGAAATCGGCCATACCCGCGGCGGCTGCCCGTTCGCGAAGTTCCTGTGCCTCAATTCGGGTTCCGAATCCGTCGGCCTGGCCGCGCGCATCGCCGATATCAACAGCAAGCTGATGACCGACCCGGACGGCCGCCACGCCGGCCGCACCATCAAGCGCATCGTAGTGAAGGGCAGCTTCCACGGCCGCACCGAGCGCCCGGCGCTGTACTCGGATTCCTCGCGCAAGTCCTACCAGCAGCACCTGGCCAGCTACCGCGGCGAAGACTCCGTCATCGCCATCCCGCCGTACGACGTCGATGCGCTGAAGCAGGCGTTCGCCGACGCCGAGGCCAAGGGTTGGTTCGTCGAAGCCGTGTTCCTGGAGCCGGTGATGGGCGAAGGCGACCCGGGCCGCTCCGTGCCGCCGGCGTTCTACGCCGCCGCGCGCGAACTGACCCGCAGCCACGGCAGCCTGTTCCTGGTGGATTCGATCCAGGCCGGCCTGCGCGCGCATGGCGTGCTGTCCATCGTCGACTACCCGGGCTTCGAGGGCCTGGATGCGCCGGACATGGAAACCTACTCCAAGGCGCTCAACGCTGCGCAGTACCCGCTGTCGGTGCTCGCCGTGAACGAGCGCGCTGCCGGCCTTTACCGCAAGGGCGTGTACGGCAACACGATGACGACTAACCCGCGCGCGCTCGATGTTGCGTGCGCCACGCTGTCCCAGCTGACCCCGCAGGTGCGCGAGAACATCCGCAAGCGCGGCGTCGAAGCCGTGCAGAAGCTGCAGCAGCTGCAGGCAGAGCTGGGCGGTCTGATCACCAACGTGCAGGGTACCGGCCTGCTGTTCTCGTGCGAGCTGTCGCCGGCGTTCAAGTGCTACGGCACCGGTTCGACCGAGGAATGGTTGCGCCAGCAGGGCCTGAACGTCATCCACGGCGGTGCCAACTCGCTGCGCTTCACCCCGCACTTCGCCATCGATGGCGAAGAGCTGGACCTGCTGGTCGGCATGGTGGGCAAGGCGCTGCGCGAAGGCCCGCGCATCAGCCAGGCCGCGGCGGCCTGA
- a CDS encoding phosphate/phosphite/phosphonate ABC transporter substrate-binding protein → MIPASIAPASAAGDDRVLVLGRISDDPKAHYEQLKPLLDYVVPRMRDVGITEGRILMARDTQQMTSYLRRGRVDWVTETAGTGMRLQERAGARPLLLTERGGVSRYHGVFFVRRDSGLERLEDLGGRTVAFQNTASTSAYFAPATALLDAGQRLEILLSPMDRPSADSVGYVFARSELNIAAWVHKRLVDAGVVSNLDWDDVRRMPPAFRRDFRVIHETQDFPRALEMVRGDLDPKVEARLREVLLEAANDPAARDALNVFFRTTRFMPVDPASQQALDNLRRGVARVREQVE, encoded by the coding sequence CTGATTCCCGCCAGCATCGCGCCCGCCAGTGCGGCCGGCGACGACCGTGTCCTCGTCCTGGGACGCATAAGCGACGATCCGAAAGCCCACTACGAACAGCTCAAGCCGCTGCTCGACTACGTGGTCCCGCGGATGCGCGACGTCGGCATCACCGAGGGCCGCATCCTGATGGCCCGCGACACCCAGCAGATGACCAGCTACCTGCGACGCGGGCGCGTGGACTGGGTCACCGAGACCGCCGGCACGGGCATGCGCCTGCAGGAGCGCGCGGGCGCCCGGCCGCTGCTGCTGACCGAGCGTGGCGGCGTAAGTCGCTACCACGGCGTCTTCTTCGTCCGGCGCGACAGCGGCTTGGAGCGCCTGGAAGACCTGGGGGGGCGCACCGTCGCTTTCCAGAACACGGCGTCCACCAGCGCGTACTTCGCACCGGCGACGGCGCTGCTCGATGCCGGCCAGCGCCTCGAGATCCTGCTCTCGCCGATGGATCGCCCGTCGGCCGATTCGGTCGGCTACGTGTTCGCCCGCTCCGAGCTGAACATCGCCGCCTGGGTGCACAAGCGCCTGGTCGATGCGGGCGTAGTGAGCAACCTCGACTGGGACGATGTGCGACGCATGCCGCCGGCGTTCCGTCGCGACTTCCGGGTGATCCACGAGACGCAGGATTTCCCGCGCGCGCTCGAAATGGTGCGCGGCGACCTCGACCCGAAGGTGGAGGCTCGCCTGCGTGAAGTGCTGCTGGAAGCCGCCAACGACCCCGCCGCGCGCGATGCGTTGAACGTGTTTTTCCGCACGACCCGTTTCATGCCGGTGGATCCCGCCTCCCAGCAGGCGCTGGACAACCTGCGCCGCGGCGTCGCCCGCGTCAGGGAGCAGGTGGAATGA
- a CDS encoding inositol monophosphatase family protein produces MQKPVVTVMTKAARLAGNVLLRSINKLDALNVVQKERMDYASEVDSDAEKVIIKELRRAYPDYGFVGEESGAQINGRYTFVIDPLDGTSNYLRGFPHYCVSIALVDNGEPTDAVIFDPLRNDLFTASRGAGAQLNERRIRVADRKELAGAMITTGFPPRERARAGAQLECVRELLVHAEDIRRTGSAALDLAYVACGRSDAYFEAGVKDWDIAAGVLLVREAGGKVCDFRGAALGKIDGRTALPRQIVAGNLKVAEALQKTIVSSGYAASFNG; encoded by the coding sequence ATGCAAAAGCCCGTCGTCACCGTCATGACCAAGGCCGCCCGCCTGGCAGGCAACGTGCTGTTGCGCAGCATCAACAAGCTGGACGCCCTGAACGTGGTGCAGAAGGAGCGGATGGACTACGCCAGCGAAGTGGATTCCGACGCCGAGAAGGTCATCATCAAGGAGCTGCGCCGGGCCTACCCGGACTACGGCTTCGTCGGCGAGGAAAGCGGCGCCCAGATCAACGGCCGCTACACCTTCGTGATCGACCCGCTGGACGGCACCAGCAACTACCTGCGCGGCTTCCCGCACTACTGCGTGTCCATCGCGCTGGTGGACAACGGCGAACCCACCGATGCGGTGATCTTCGACCCGTTGCGCAACGACCTGTTCACCGCCAGCCGTGGCGCCGGCGCGCAACTCAATGAGCGTCGCATCCGCGTGGCCGACCGCAAGGAACTGGCAGGCGCCATGATCACCACCGGCTTCCCGCCGCGCGAGCGCGCCCGCGCCGGTGCGCAGCTGGAATGCGTGCGCGAACTGCTGGTGCATGCCGAAGACATCCGTCGCACCGGATCTGCCGCCCTGGACCTGGCCTATGTGGCCTGCGGCCGGTCGGATGCCTATTTCGAAGCCGGCGTGAAGGACTGGGACATCGCCGCCGGCGTGCTGCTGGTGCGCGAGGCCGGCGGCAAGGTGTGCGACTTCCGCGGCGCCGCGCTGGGCAAGATCGACGGCCGCACCGCCCTGCCCCGCCAGATCGTGGCCGGCAACCTCAAGGTTGCCGAAGCCCTCCAGAAGACCATCGTGTCGTCGGGTTACGCGGCCTCGTTCAACGGCTGA
- the secF gene encoding protein translocase subunit SecF codes for MKLFPLHLVPNDTRIDFMRLRWVSIAVAVILAVVAIGAIAVKGFNFALDFTGGTVVELRFQTPPDVDQVRSRLEAAGYGSAQVQTFGTGSDLLVRLQPREEGAAAPDGADATNRTAQDVVRLASSDGNTATIMRSEFVGPQIGKELALNGLYTLLFVVAGFLIYIGFRFEWKFAVAAILTTLHDVLICAGFFALTGREFDLTILAGLLSVMGFSINDTIVVFDRVRENFRSLRVEPVEVLNRSVNQTLSRTIITSFVAFLTVLALYLYGGGSLEGMAISQMIGIVIGTISSIFVACPLLTIGFLKVTKQDLMPKAKDEAALARRP; via the coding sequence ATGAAACTCTTTCCCCTGCATCTCGTCCCGAACGATACCCGCATCGATTTCATGCGCCTGCGGTGGGTGTCCATCGCGGTCGCCGTGATCCTGGCGGTCGTCGCGATCGGTGCCATCGCCGTCAAGGGCTTCAACTTCGCGCTGGACTTCACTGGCGGCACGGTGGTCGAACTCCGCTTCCAGACCCCGCCGGATGTGGACCAGGTGCGCTCGCGCCTGGAGGCGGCCGGCTACGGCAGCGCCCAGGTCCAGACCTTCGGCACCGGCAGCGACCTGTTGGTCCGCCTGCAGCCGCGCGAGGAAGGGGCCGCCGCGCCTGACGGCGCGGATGCCACCAACCGTACCGCGCAGGACGTGGTCCGGCTGGCCTCCAGCGATGGCAATACCGCCACCATCATGCGCAGCGAGTTCGTCGGACCGCAGATCGGCAAGGAGCTGGCGCTCAACGGCCTGTACACCCTGTTGTTCGTGGTGGCCGGCTTCCTGATCTACATCGGCTTCCGCTTCGAGTGGAAGTTCGCCGTGGCGGCCATCCTCACCACGTTGCACGACGTGCTGATCTGCGCGGGTTTCTTCGCGCTGACCGGTCGCGAGTTCGACCTGACCATCCTGGCCGGCCTGCTGTCGGTGATGGGCTTCTCGATCAATGACACCATCGTGGTGTTCGACCGCGTCCGCGAGAACTTCCGCAGCCTGCGCGTCGAACCGGTGGAAGTGCTGAACCGTTCGGTCAACCAGACCCTGTCACGCACGATCATCACCTCGTTCGTGGCGTTCCTGACCGTGCTGGCGCTGTACCTGTACGGCGGCGGTTCGCTGGAAGGCATGGCGATCTCGCAGATGATCGGCATCGTGATCGGCACGATCTCCTCGATCTTCGTGGCCTGTCCGCTGCTGACCATCGGTTTCCTGAAGGTCACCAAGCAGGACCTGATGCCGAAGGCCAAGGACGAAGCGGCGCTGGCGCGCCGCCCGTAA
- the tgt gene encoding tRNA guanosine(34) transglycosylase Tgt gives MSRLSFDLLTTDGAARRGRLTFPRGTVETPAFMPVGTYGSVKGILPEHVEDLGAEIILGNTFHLYLRPGLDVIGEHGGLHGFARWNKPILTDSGGFQVFSLAHRRKITEQGVTFASPVDGAKVFLGPEESMRIQKVLDSDIVMIFDECPPVNVNGKPVDKRVIERSMELSLRWAERSKRAHEGNDAALFGIVQGGVHHDLRSRSADGLKSIGFDGYAIGGLAVGETEEERNAMLEHTCPQLPTDQPRYLMGVGRPEDLVEAVARGVDMFDCVMPTRNARNGHYFTSFGTVRIRNSKYEHDLQPIEPGCGCYACRNGFTRSYLRHLDRCNEMLAPMLGTLHNLWYYQQVMAQMRAAIAEGRFQAFRDGFYAARGAVAPPL, from the coding sequence GTGAGCCGGCTTTCCTTCGACCTGCTGACGACCGACGGTGCGGCCCGCCGTGGCCGGCTGACGTTCCCGCGCGGCACCGTGGAAACCCCCGCGTTCATGCCGGTGGGTACATACGGCTCGGTGAAGGGCATCCTGCCCGAACACGTCGAGGATCTCGGCGCAGAGATCATCCTCGGCAACACGTTCCACCTGTACCTGCGGCCCGGGCTGGACGTGATCGGCGAGCACGGCGGCCTGCATGGGTTCGCGCGCTGGAACAAGCCGATCCTCACCGACTCGGGCGGCTTCCAGGTGTTCTCGCTGGCGCACCGCCGCAAGATCACCGAGCAAGGCGTGACGTTCGCCTCGCCGGTGGACGGCGCGAAGGTGTTCCTCGGGCCCGAAGAGAGCATGCGCATCCAGAAGGTGCTGGACAGCGACATCGTGATGATCTTCGACGAGTGCCCGCCGGTGAACGTCAACGGCAAGCCCGTGGACAAGCGCGTGATCGAGCGATCGATGGAACTGTCGCTGCGCTGGGCGGAACGCTCCAAGCGCGCCCACGAGGGCAACGACGCTGCGCTGTTCGGCATCGTGCAGGGTGGCGTTCACCACGACCTGCGCTCGCGCTCGGCGGACGGCCTGAAGAGCATCGGCTTCGACGGTTACGCGATCGGCGGCCTCGCGGTGGGTGAGACCGAGGAAGAGCGCAACGCGATGCTGGAGCACACCTGCCCGCAGCTGCCGACGGACCAGCCGCGTTACCTGATGGGCGTGGGCCGGCCGGAGGACCTGGTGGAAGCGGTGGCGCGCGGCGTGGACATGTTCGATTGCGTCATGCCGACCCGCAACGCGCGCAACGGCCACTACTTCACCTCGTTCGGCACCGTGCGCATCCGCAACTCCAAGTACGAGCACGACCTGCAGCCGATCGAACCCGGCTGCGGCTGCTACGCCTGCCGCAACGGCTTCACCCGCAGCTACCTGCGCCACCTGGACCGCTGCAACGAGATGCTGGCCCCGATGCTCGGCACCCTGCACAACCTCTGGTACTACCAGCAGGTGATGGCGCAGATGAGGGCGGCCATCGCGGAGGGCCGGTTCCAGGCGTTCCGGGACGGGTTCTATGCCGCCCGCGGGGCCGTCGCGCCGCCCCTCTGA
- the yajC gene encoding preprotein translocase subunit YajC, whose translation MNLLDFFVAPVFAQAAPAQQGMGTLVLMPILLVVMFVFMIWPQMKRAKQHRAMLEKLSKGDEVITSSGIAGTVTDIGDNFVTIEVADNVRIRVQKAAVGNVLPKGTLKSA comes from the coding sequence ATGAATCTGCTTGATTTCTTCGTTGCACCCGTGTTCGCCCAGGCCGCTCCGGCACAACAGGGCATGGGTACCTTGGTGTTGATGCCAATCCTGCTGGTCGTCATGTTTGTATTCATGATCTGGCCGCAGATGAAGCGTGCCAAACAGCATCGGGCCATGCTCGAAAAGCTGTCCAAGGGTGATGAGGTGATCACCTCCAGCGGCATCGCCGGCACCGTCACCGACATCGGCGACAACTTCGTGACCATCGAAGTGGCCGACAACGTGCGCATCCGCGTGCAGAAGGCCGCCGTGGGCAACGTGCTGCCGAAGGGCACGCTGAAGTCCGCCTGA
- the secD gene encoding protein translocase subunit SecD, with protein MLEFPRWKYALILIVVLASALYALPNLYPQDPSVQITANRGFAIDAALRGRVDTALKAAGVQPKAVEAEAASMLVRLPGLDAQTKANDALRAALGEDYLVALNLASTVPDWLGNVGARPMVQGLDLQGGVHFVLQVDQKAALDKRIEGYLEDTRVTLRDKSVRYTAVERRPDNSIVVTLAEGQDTAAAQKVLAATLSARGSANALPGTGLSYQTSGNQIIIGLPQAELDQIAGEAIEQNLTTLRNRVNEIGVAEPIIQRQGNDRVVVQLPGVQDTAEAKRLIGATATLEFRAVVEGNAADAVASGRIPPEAKVFQLRDNAGPVLLNKRVLASGDEMVNARVGVDNNGLPAVDVTLNNIAGQRMFDYTSANVGKLMSVVYIERVPTVTMVDGKEVRSVRVREEALAPTRIAGVFGKNFQTTGLEKTEAENLAKLLRAGSLAAPMDFIEERVVGPSLGAENVARGTKAVVYSFVFALAFFLVYYRMFGLITCVALLLNLVMVVAVMSLFGATMTLPGFAGLALTIGMSVDANVLINERIREELRAGVPPLASIATGYEKASGTIFDSNMTALLAGVALYAFGTGPLKGFAITMVIGILTSVFTAVTVSRGLATLIYGRRRKLKSLAI; from the coding sequence ATGCTTGAATTCCCACGCTGGAAATACGCCCTGATCCTGATCGTCGTGTTGGCGAGCGCGCTGTATGCGTTGCCCAACCTGTACCCACAGGATCCCTCCGTGCAGATCACCGCCAACCGCGGCTTCGCCATCGACGCCGCCCTGCGCGGTCGCGTGGATACCGCGCTGAAGGCCGCCGGCGTTCAGCCCAAGGCCGTGGAGGCCGAGGCCGCCAGCATGCTGGTGCGCCTGCCGGGCCTGGATGCACAGACCAAGGCCAACGATGCCCTGCGCGCGGCGCTGGGCGAGGACTACCTGGTCGCGTTGAACCTGGCCTCGACCGTGCCGGACTGGCTGGGCAATGTGGGTGCGCGCCCGATGGTGCAGGGCCTGGACCTGCAGGGTGGCGTGCACTTTGTGCTGCAGGTCGACCAGAAGGCCGCGCTGGACAAGCGCATCGAAGGCTACCTGGAAGACACCCGCGTCACCCTGCGCGACAAGAGCGTGCGCTACACCGCCGTCGAACGCCGCCCCGACAACAGCATCGTGGTGACGCTGGCCGAGGGCCAGGACACGGCCGCGGCGCAGAAGGTGCTGGCGGCGACCCTGAGCGCGCGCGGCAGCGCCAACGCGCTGCCGGGCACCGGCCTGTCGTACCAGACCAGCGGCAACCAGATCATCATCGGCCTGCCGCAGGCCGAGCTCGACCAGATCGCCGGCGAGGCGATCGAGCAGAACCTCACCACGTTGCGCAATCGCGTCAACGAGATCGGCGTGGCCGAACCCATCATCCAGCGTCAGGGCAATGATCGCGTGGTCGTGCAGCTGCCCGGCGTGCAGGACACCGCCGAAGCCAAGCGCCTGATCGGCGCGACCGCGACGCTGGAATTCCGTGCGGTGGTGGAAGGCAATGCTGCCGACGCCGTCGCCAGCGGCCGCATCCCGCCGGAAGCCAAGGTGTTCCAGCTGCGCGACAACGCCGGTCCGGTGCTGTTGAACAAGCGCGTGCTCGCTTCGGGCGACGAAATGGTCAATGCCCGCGTCGGCGTGGACAACAACGGCCTGCCCGCGGTGGACGTGACGCTCAACAACATCGCTGGCCAGCGCATGTTCGACTACACCAGTGCCAACGTCGGCAAGCTGATGTCGGTCGTCTACATCGAGCGCGTGCCGACGGTGACCATGGTCGACGGCAAGGAAGTGCGCAGCGTGCGCGTGCGCGAGGAAGCGCTGGCGCCGACCCGCATCGCCGGCGTGTTCGGCAAGAACTTCCAGACCACCGGCCTGGAGAAGACCGAAGCCGAGAACCTGGCCAAGTTGCTGCGCGCCGGTTCGCTGGCCGCGCCGATGGACTTCATCGAAGAACGCGTGGTCGGCCCGAGCCTGGGTGCGGAGAACGTCGCTCGCGGCACCAAGGCGGTGGTCTACTCGTTCGTCTTCGCGCTGGCGTTCTTCCTGGTGTACTACCGGATGTTCGGCCTGATCACCTGCGTGGCGCTGCTGTTGAACCTGGTGATGGTGGTCGCGGTGATGTCGTTGTTCGGCGCCACCATGACGCTGCCCGGTTTCGCCGGCCTGGCGCTGACCATCGGCATGTCGGTGGACGCCAATGTGCTGATCAACGAGCGCATACGCGAAGAACTCAGGGCAGGCGTGCCGCCATTGGCGTCGATCGCCACGGGCTACGAGAAAGCCTCCGGCACGATCTTCGACTCCAACATGACCGCGCTGCTGGCCGGCGTGGCGCTGTACGCGTTCGGCACCGGTCCGCTCAAGGGCTTCGCCATCACCATGGTGATCGGCATCCTGACCTCCGTGTTCACCGCGGTCACCGTGTCGCGCGGCTTGGCCACGCTGATCTACGGCCGCCGCCGCAAGCTGAAGTCGCTGGCCATCTGA
- a CDS encoding Lrp/AsnC family transcriptional regulator has protein sequence MKLTDADQQLLSVLRENARASTAQIARRLNLSRTTVQSRIERLEREGVISGYTVRVHDEYDRSHLRAHIMIAVHPKQMTSVVAALRAMPELRVLHSISGSHDLIAVGAVPSVGDMDVLTDRIGALDGVERTTSSIVLSTKFER, from the coding sequence ATGAAGCTCACCGACGCCGACCAGCAACTGCTCTCAGTGCTCCGTGAGAACGCGCGCGCCTCCACCGCCCAGATCGCCCGCCGGTTGAACCTGTCGCGGACGACCGTGCAGAGCCGTATCGAGCGGCTGGAGCGCGAGGGCGTGATCAGCGGTTACACCGTCCGCGTCCACGACGAGTACGACCGCAGCCACCTGCGTGCGCACATCATGATCGCGGTGCATCCGAAGCAGATGACCTCGGTGGTCGCCGCTCTGCGCGCCATGCCGGAATTGCGGGTGCTGCATTCGATCAGCGGCAGCCACGATCTGATCGCGGTGGGCGCGGTGCCCAGCGTGGGCGACATGGACGTGCTGACCGACCGCATCGGCGCGCTGGATGGCGTGGAGCGCACCACCTCGTCCATCGTGTTGTCGACCAAGTTCGAGCGCTGA